In Citrus sinensis cultivar Valencia sweet orange chromosome 2, DVS_A1.0, whole genome shotgun sequence, a single genomic region encodes these proteins:
- the LOC102619345 gene encoding protein NAR1 has protein sequence MSEKFSPTLRIGDLSDFIAPSQNCVVSLKKATFKNPDKPQVSTSSKQQAEPVKISLKDCLACSGCITSAETVMLEKQSLDEFLSNINKGKAVIISLSPQSRASLAEHFGISPLQVFKKLTTFLKSLGVKSIFDTSCSRDLTLIEACNEFIARYKQSQESDDERSNSSLPMLSSACPGWICYAEKQLGSYILPYISSVKSPQQTIGATIKHHICQKLGFRPDEIYHVTVMPCYDKKLEAAREDFVFQLDSQEETYRDEGLEIPEVDSVLTTGEVLDLIQLKAVNFEALEESPLDKMLTNVDDEGHLYGVAGSSGGYAETVFRHAAKTLFGKVIEGHLEFKTIRNSDFREVALEVEGKTLLKFALCYGFQNLQNIVRKVKMRKCDYQFVEVMACPSGCLNGGGQIKPKPGQSPKELIKTLETIYLENVMLADPFKNPLVRSLYDEWLEQPGSEKAKKHVHTEYHPVVKSITAQLHNW, from the exons atgtcAGAGAAGTTCTCGCCTACGCTGAGAATCGGAGATCTCAGCGATTTTATAGCACCGTCTCAGAATTGCGTTGTTTCTCTTAAAAAAGCTACCTTTAAAAACCCTGATAAGCCCCAG GTTTCTACTTCCAGCAAGCAGCAGGCTGAACCGGTGAAAATCTCACTCAAGGATTGCTTAGCTTGCAG TGGATGCATTACGTCAGCGGAGACTGTGATGCTTGAGAAGCAGAGTTTGGATGAGTTCctatcaaatattaataaaggaAAGGCTGTTATTATTTCCCTTTCTCCACAGTCAAGAGCTTCCCTTGCTGAACATTTTGGCATCTCTCCTCTTCAG gttTTCAAGAAACTTACAACATTCTTGAAGTCGCTTGGAGTGAAGAGCATCTTTGATACGAGCTGCAGTAGAGACTTAACGCTTATTGAAGCTTGCAATGAGTTTATTGCTCGCTACAAACAAAGCCAAGAATCTGATGATGAAAGGTCCAATTCATCCCTGCCCATGCTGTCATCGGCATGTCCAG ggTGGATATGCTATGCTGAAAAACAACTTGGCTCCTATATTCTTCCATATATTTCCTCTGTGAAGAGCCCTCAGCAGACAATTGGAGCTACCATCAAACACCATATTTGCCAAAAATTGGGTTTCAG GCCAGATGAAATTTACCATGTGACTGTGATGCCTTGCTATGATAAGAAGCTAGAGGCTGCTAGAGAAGACTTTGTTTTCCAATTGGATTCTCAAGAAGAAACCTATAGGGATGAAGGACTTGAGATTCCAGAGGTTGATTCAGTCCTGACGACTGGGGAAGTTTTAGATTTGATACAG TTAAAAGCTGTAAATTTTGAAGCATTAGAGGAATCTCCTCTTGATAAAAT GTTGACCaatgttgatgatgaaggaCATCTTTATGGGGTTGCTGGAAGTTCTGGAGGTTATGCAGAAACAGTATTCAGACATGCTGCTAAAACACTATTTGGAAAAGTTATTGAAGGTCATCTAGAATTTAAAACCATCAGAAACTCTGATTTCCGAGAGGTGGCTCTGGAA GTGGAGGGAAAAACGTTGTTGAAATTTGCCCTATGTTATGGCTTCCAGAACCTGCAAAACATTGTCAGGAAAGTGAAAATGCGAAAATGCGATTATCAATTTGTGGAGGTCATGGCATGCCCTTCAG GTTGCTTGAATGGTGGAGGTCAGATCAAGCCTAAGCCAGGGCAATCACCGAAGGAGTTGATTAAGACACTGGAAACCATCTATTTGGAAAAT gTAATGCTAGCTGATCCTTTCAAAAATCCTCTGGTGAGAAGCTTGTATGATGAGTGGCTTGAGCAACCTGGTTCAGAGAAAGCTAAAAAGCACGTGCACACAGAATACCATCCTGTAGTGAAAAGTATCACTGCTCAGTTGCATAATTGGTGA